A single Thermofilum sp. DNA region contains:
- a CDS encoding 4Fe-4S dicluster domain-containing protein — MEQLFILVLPELCTGCKSCEIACAVEHSRTKCIYTAHLEEPRPVPRIRVLLADGYSVPMRCQHCADAPCMAVCPTKAISRSPEGFILLDSAKCIGCLMCAQACPFGAVRLDTALRVAVKCDFCFERVRQGRQPACAEACPTRALRFGTLEELMAQVAGAKAREVLKRLSSEAGILVAKPERERGVETPMSPAFVREMYRGAGWV, encoded by the coding sequence TTGGAGCAGCTCTTCATCCTAGTTCTACCCGAGCTGTGCACCGGCTGCAAGTCCTGCGAGATCGCGTGCGCAGTCGAGCATTCGCGGACGAAGTGCATATACACTGCTCACTTGGAGGAACCTCGCCCGGTTCCGAGAATTCGCGTACTACTGGCTGACGGGTACTCGGTACCTATGCGTTGCCAGCACTGCGCGGATGCCCCCTGCATGGCTGTATGCCCCACGAAGGCGATCTCCAGGTCGCCGGAAGGTTTCATCCTGCTGGACAGCGCTAAGTGCATCGGCTGTCTTATGTGCGCGCAGGCGTGCCCCTTCGGCGCGGTCAGGCTTGACACCGCCCTGAGGGTAGCGGTTAAGTGCGACTTCTGCTTCGAGAGAGTCAGGCAGGGCAGGCAGCCTGCCTGCGCGGAGGCCTGCCCTACGAGAGCGCTGCGCTTCGGCACTCTTGAGGAGCTTATGGCGCAGGTCGCGGGAGCTAAAGCACGCGAGGTTCTCAAAAGGCTCTCATCCGAGGCCGGCATCCTGGTGGCTAAGCCTGAGAGGGAAAGGGGTGTTGAGACCCCGATGAGCCCCGCGTTCGTCCGGGAGATGTACAGGGGAGCGGGGTGGGTGTAA
- the cooS gene encoding anaerobic carbon-monoxide dehydrogenase catalytic subunit, whose translation MSEARRLRVRVPAGEVTINPAAAELIEKAEREGVETAWHRHLEQQPQCGFGLLGICCRNCMLGPCRIDPFGYGPARGVCGADADTIVARNIVRMIAAGAASHSDHARDILHVFELVGEGKTAAYKVTDPEKLRAVASALGIPVEGRSDQEIVRDLAHVLAHEFGKPGEEPLKLLLALAPKRRKELWSKLGVMPRAIDREVNECMHRTHMGVDADPVNLLLHGVRTSLADGWSGSMMATFLSDILFGTPKPVKFAANLGVLREDAVNIIVHGHNPILSMKIAEVALSQEMQELAKKYGANGVNVAGICCTGNEVLMRLGVPAIGNLLLQELAIITGAVEAMVVDYQCVMPALASLAECYHTKLITTEPKAKIPGAVHIEFDPAKADEIAKRIVKLAIENYPNRKKERVHIPKEKMEAVAGFSVEAILKALGGSLEPLLNALKDGTIKGIVGIVGCNNPKVKQNYGHITLTEKLIANDILVVGTGCWAMAAAAHGLLKPEAAEKAGPGLRKICEALGIPPALHMGSCVDCSRILIALTAMAEALGVDISDLPVAGSAPEWYSEKAVAIGTYFVATGVFVHLGVVPPVLGSKKVTKLLTEDIEGVFGGKFYVEPDPVKAADTIIKVIMEKRKKLGWPT comes from the coding sequence ATGAGTGAGGCAAGGAGGTTGAGAGTTAGAGTTCCCGCCGGTGAGGTAACTATCAACCCTGCAGCTGCAGAGCTCATCGAGAAGGCGGAGAGGGAGGGGGTCGAGACCGCGTGGCACAGGCACCTCGAGCAGCAGCCGCAGTGCGGCTTCGGTCTCCTAGGTATTTGCTGCAGGAACTGCATGCTGGGACCCTGCAGGATAGACCCCTTCGGCTACGGCCCAGCGAGAGGAGTCTGCGGTGCGGACGCCGACACGATCGTTGCCAGGAATATCGTCAGGATGATCGCCGCAGGTGCAGCGTCGCACAGTGACCACGCGCGAGATATTCTTCACGTGTTCGAGCTGGTGGGTGAGGGCAAGACCGCGGCGTACAAGGTCACCGACCCCGAGAAGCTCAGAGCGGTTGCTAGCGCCCTAGGGATACCGGTGGAGGGTAGGAGCGACCAGGAGATCGTGAGGGATCTCGCTCACGTGCTAGCTCACGAGTTCGGCAAGCCGGGGGAGGAGCCGCTGAAGCTTCTGCTAGCGCTCGCGCCGAAGAGGAGGAAGGAGCTCTGGAGCAAGTTGGGCGTGATGCCCAGAGCGATCGACAGGGAGGTTAATGAGTGCATGCACAGGACGCACATGGGCGTGGACGCCGACCCCGTCAACTTGCTGCTTCACGGCGTGAGGACGAGCCTCGCGGACGGCTGGAGCGGCTCCATGATGGCTACTTTTCTCAGCGACATCCTCTTCGGGACCCCGAAGCCCGTAAAGTTTGCCGCGAACCTAGGCGTTCTAAGAGAGGATGCTGTCAACATCATCGTCCACGGCCACAACCCAATCCTCTCAATGAAGATAGCAGAGGTCGCGCTGAGCCAGGAGATGCAGGAGCTCGCGAAGAAGTACGGCGCTAACGGGGTCAACGTGGCCGGCATATGCTGCACCGGTAACGAGGTGCTCATGAGGCTCGGCGTTCCGGCTATCGGCAACCTCCTGCTCCAGGAGCTCGCCATAATCACAGGCGCAGTTGAGGCCATGGTCGTTGACTACCAGTGCGTCATGCCGGCTCTCGCGTCCCTAGCGGAGTGCTACCACACTAAGCTGATCACTACGGAGCCGAAGGCGAAGATCCCTGGCGCTGTGCACATCGAGTTCGACCCCGCGAAAGCCGATGAGATAGCTAAGAGGATAGTCAAGCTCGCTATCGAGAACTACCCCAACAGGAAGAAGGAGAGGGTTCACATCCCCAAAGAGAAGATGGAGGCTGTTGCCGGCTTCAGCGTGGAAGCCATTCTTAAAGCGCTGGGCGGCTCCCTCGAACCTCTGCTCAACGCGCTGAAAGACGGGACTATCAAGGGCATCGTCGGCATTGTAGGCTGCAACAACCCGAAGGTGAAGCAGAATTACGGTCACATCACTCTCACCGAGAAGCTGATCGCCAACGACATCCTGGTAGTAGGCACCGGCTGCTGGGCGATGGCTGCGGCAGCGCACGGCCTCCTCAAGCCCGAGGCAGCGGAGAAAGCCGGGCCGGGTCTCCGCAAAATCTGCGAGGCGCTGGGCATACCTCCCGCTCTGCACATGGGTAGCTGCGTGGACTGCAGCCGCATCCTGATCGCTCTGACGGCTATGGCTGAAGCTCTAGGTGTAGATATCTCCGACCTACCCGTCGCCGGCTCAGCCCCAGAGTGGTACAGCGAGAAAGCTGTCGCTATAGGAACCTACTTCGTCGCCACAGGAGTCTTCGTCCACCTCGGTGTCGTGCCGCCAGTCCTCGGCAGCAAGAAGGTCACTAAGCTGCTCACGGAGGACATCGAGGGCGTGTTCGGAGGAAAGTTCTACGTCGAGCCAGACCCCGTGAAAGCAGCGGACACTATCATCAAGGTGATAATGGAGAAGAGAAAGAAGCTCGGCTGGCCCACTTAA